From the genome of Cytobacillus firmus, one region includes:
- a CDS encoding DUF58 domain-containing protein → MNSHQILLGKLQKRKVAVKTRKRGFHSGSRQSHKFGSSMEFSDFRAYQPGDDIRQIDWNVYGRTQKHYIKRFLDEQELSIAVYLDATSSMTKLEAKWEYAKALAAALSFMILSGEDRLLFSPVSSAGLQPIKRKGSVYSRRTFMEIQKIEPSALSNNFLGSLKDTLSRHQQLAVIIADGFEPLQEWESLFRKLRGLKQEFWLFQVQADEEMTPSYSGDVKLIDSETGTAVNVSMSPAVLAEYEKRLKKHNEQLEILCKRYGGQYIFAPETRDLQTVLFRDLYAKGLVR, encoded by the coding sequence ATGAACAGCCATCAAATCCTTCTTGGAAAGCTGCAGAAGCGTAAAGTTGCGGTAAAGACCAGGAAAAGAGGGTTTCATTCAGGTTCAAGGCAATCCCATAAATTCGGATCTTCCATGGAATTTTCTGACTTCAGAGCATATCAGCCCGGAGACGATATCCGGCAAATAGATTGGAATGTCTATGGCAGAACACAAAAACATTATATTAAACGTTTCCTTGATGAGCAGGAACTGTCTATTGCTGTTTATCTGGATGCCACTTCATCAATGACCAAACTGGAAGCAAAATGGGAGTATGCCAAAGCGCTGGCTGCGGCTTTGAGCTTTATGATTCTTTCTGGTGAAGACCGGCTCCTATTTTCACCTGTTTCTTCTGCTGGCTTACAGCCTATCAAAAGAAAAGGCTCTGTTTACAGCAGGCGAACATTCATGGAAATCCAGAAAATTGAACCTTCAGCTCTGTCCAATAACTTTCTGGGCAGCTTAAAAGACACTCTTTCAAGGCACCAGCAGCTTGCTGTAATAATAGCGGATGGTTTTGAACCGCTTCAGGAATGGGAAAGCCTGTTTAGGAAGCTAAGAGGGCTGAAACAGGAGTTCTGGCTATTTCAGGTGCAGGCTGATGAAGAAATGACACCTTCATATTCTGGAGATGTAAAGTTAATTGATAGTGAAACAGGGACCGCTGTAAATGTGAGCATGAGTCCTGCCGTATTGGCCGAATATGAAAAGCGCCTAAAAAAACATAATGAACAGCTTGAGATTTTATGCAAGCGATATGGCGGCCAATATATCTTTGCTCCTGAAACAAGAGATCTTCAGACTGTTCTTTTCAGGGATCTGTATGCGAAGGGGCTGGTCAGGTGA
- a CDS encoding vWA domain-containing protein: protein MQFLNPAYFILSIFIGAFVLFYFFRKQYAEKTNSSNLLWEQVLNEWQASPWLKKLQQNLLFWLQLLALLLLMLALVRPFWLEDSLKGEHIIIIIDPSASMSAESGGKSRFEIAKEEMLDLAGKLNGQQVSLIKAGEKNEILLSREDDLNAIRRTIEGLELTYEHENMEKAILLAGSLSSGKDTALHIFSDSAGKKDLMKEFAGLYTVVHNIGENAGNVSLQSFGTAAAGDGISAAAVIENQSSGNIETAFTVKSEGEVLFEQNLSLKANEEKTIQIKNLPEKPYYEAAISISDGYSADNHAASIYTDPKPKVYTLGDVNPFAVKGFQTIGAELLQTDPSALKGLDMKGVVVAEGSTLSGLPELPIIFFNTSKDKAKLEEAISGDEDPLFEYANFEKVYISSASSVLKGEWETVLKSGDIPLVQRGMHNGQPIIIVNFNLSDTDWPLQPGFPIFLYNSYQWLSQQSDFLGYFSSGEERWINIGNGTGSWEIFNNKDENLYSLDLNKETFKAPIIPGTYQAVSGNQIYFFTVLLDEREKSAGIEESFTLNAKSSEKSSMTQRPNESLWFWLAFIALILIVIEWEVYRRGHRG from the coding sequence ATGCAATTTTTAAATCCTGCTTATTTTATTTTATCCATTTTTATCGGAGCGTTTGTCTTATTTTATTTCTTTCGGAAGCAGTATGCGGAAAAGACCAATTCATCCAATTTGCTCTGGGAGCAGGTACTGAATGAATGGCAGGCTTCCCCCTGGCTGAAAAAGCTTCAGCAGAATCTGTTATTTTGGCTGCAATTATTGGCACTTCTATTATTGATGCTAGCCCTTGTGCGTCCATTTTGGCTTGAAGATTCTTTAAAAGGAGAACACATAATCATCATCATTGATCCATCCGCTTCCATGTCAGCTGAAAGTGGAGGGAAAAGCCGTTTTGAGATCGCGAAAGAGGAAATGCTTGATCTGGCAGGCAAGCTTAATGGCCAGCAGGTAAGCTTAATTAAAGCAGGTGAGAAAAATGAGATTCTCTTAAGCCGGGAAGATGATCTAAATGCTATTCGAAGAACCATTGAAGGGCTGGAGCTTACTTATGAACATGAGAATATGGAAAAAGCCATCTTATTGGCAGGCTCCTTATCATCAGGAAAAGACACTGCTCTTCATATTTTTTCAGATTCAGCTGGAAAGAAAGATTTAATGAAGGAATTTGCCGGTCTATATACTGTTGTACATAATATTGGTGAGAATGCAGGGAATGTGTCGCTGCAGTCGTTTGGAACAGCGGCCGCCGGTGATGGTATTTCAGCGGCTGCAGTGATAGAAAACCAGTCTTCTGGAAATATAGAGACAGCTTTTACAGTGAAATCTGAGGGAGAAGTCCTGTTTGAACAGAATCTATCATTAAAAGCAAATGAGGAGAAAACCATTCAAATAAAAAATCTGCCGGAAAAACCTTACTATGAGGCAGCTATTTCCATTAGCGATGGCTATAGTGCAGATAATCATGCAGCCTCTATTTACACTGACCCAAAACCTAAGGTTTACACTTTGGGAGATGTAAATCCATTTGCGGTGAAGGGCTTTCAAACTATTGGTGCCGAATTGCTGCAGACAGATCCGTCTGCTCTAAAAGGTTTGGATATGAAAGGTGTCGTTGTGGCGGAAGGAAGCACTTTATCGGGACTCCCTGAGCTGCCGATAATCTTTTTTAATACAAGCAAAGATAAAGCAAAACTTGAAGAAGCAATCTCGGGGGATGAGGATCCTCTTTTTGAATATGCAAACTTTGAGAAGGTGTATATCAGTTCTGCATCCTCCGTTCTGAAAGGAGAATGGGAGACTGTACTGAAAAGCGGGGATATTCCTTTAGTCCAAAGGGGAATGCATAATGGGCAGCCAATTATTATCGTCAATTTTAATCTATCCGACACCGATTGGCCTCTTCAGCCAGGTTTTCCAATCTTTCTGTATAACTCTTACCAGTGGCTATCTCAGCAATCAGATTTCCTCGGATATTTCAGCTCCGGAGAAGAAAGATGGATAAATATCGGCAATGGAACTGGAAGCTGGGAAATTTTCAATAATAAAGACGAAAATCTATACTCTCTTGATCTAAACAAGGAAACCTTTAAAGCTCCTATAATCCCCGGAACTTACCAGGCTGTATCAGGAAATCAAATTTATTTTTTTACAGTACTTCTGGATGAAAGGGAGAAAAGTGCCGGAATAGAAGAATCCTTTACACTGAATGCTAAATCATCTGAAAAAAGCAGCATGACCCAAAGACCTAATGAAAGTCTCTGGTTCTGGCTGGCGTTCATCGCTTTAATCCTGATTGTTATCGAATGGGAGGTATATCGCCGTGGGCATAGAGGTTAA